One segment of Marvinbryantia formatexigens DSM 14469 DNA contains the following:
- the acsC gene encoding acetyl-CoA decarbonylase/synthase complex subunit gamma: MALKGLDIFKLSPKKNCKECGSPTCMAFSMKVAQGAVDINACPYFSEDAKAQLSEATAPPMKTVKVGTGSEEFALGGETVMERHEKTFVSKTRYAVALCNCMSAEEIDAALAGIPKVDYERIGERMYVEMVYVNYSADGATDYVELVKKAAALGRTLILGCTDVEVAKAALAVCKDGKPILNGATPENYAEMSAAATEAGVVLGVTGADINGLYDTVKALEALGNKNLVIDTTGATVKETFANTVRVRKAAIKDGDRSFGYPSIVNLVKVAKDDMHLQSALAAVFTIKYGSIVVMQEMTYSEAQPLYGLRQNIFTDPQKPMRVEPGIYPLNGADENSICLTTVDFALTYFLVSGELERSGVPCNLIISDAGGLSVLTAWAAGKLSAGTIEKFWKEQDIEGKIKSRKLIIPGKVAVLKGEIEAKLPGWEVIIAPAEAAQLVKFLKDMNL, from the coding sequence ATGGCACTCAAAGGTCTGGATATATTCAAATTATCACCGAAGAAAAACTGTAAGGAATGCGGAAGCCCGACATGTATGGCTTTCTCTATGAAGGTGGCGCAGGGCGCGGTTGACATCAACGCCTGCCCGTACTTCTCAGAGGATGCAAAGGCTCAGTTATCCGAGGCTACCGCACCGCCTATGAAGACAGTAAAAGTAGGTACCGGAAGCGAGGAATTTGCACTCGGCGGCGAGACGGTTATGGAACGTCACGAGAAAACATTTGTCAGCAAGACAAGATATGCCGTTGCTCTGTGCAACTGCATGAGCGCGGAAGAAATCGACGCGGCTCTGGCTGGCATTCCGAAAGTAGATTATGAGCGTATCGGCGAGAGAATGTACGTGGAAATGGTATACGTAAACTACTCCGCAGACGGCGCAACTGATTATGTAGAGCTGGTAAAGAAAGCAGCGGCACTCGGCAGAACGCTGATTCTTGGCTGCACCGATGTGGAAGTGGCAAAGGCGGCTCTGGCTGTATGTAAGGACGGCAAGCCCATCCTGAACGGCGCGACACCGGAAAACTATGCTGAAATGAGCGCAGCAGCAACCGAAGCCGGCGTAGTGCTTGGCGTTACCGGCGCTGATATCAATGGATTATACGACACTGTAAAAGCACTGGAAGCTCTTGGAAACAAGAATCTGGTGATCGACACCACGGGAGCAACTGTAAAGGAGACCTTCGCAAACACGGTACGTGTCCGCAAGGCGGCCATCAAGGACGGCGACAGAAGCTTTGGTTATCCGTCCATCGTAAACCTGGTAAAGGTTGCAAAGGATGACATGCATCTGCAGTCTGCACTGGCAGCGGTATTCACCATCAAATATGGTTCCATCGTTGTTATGCAGGAAATGACCTATTCTGAGGCACAGCCGCTGTATGGTCTGCGTCAGAACATCTTCACAGACCCGCAGAAGCCGATGCGTGTGGAGCCGGGTATCTACCCGCTCAACGGTGCGGATGAAAATTCCATCTGTCTGACCACCGTAGACTTTGCGCTTACATATTTCCTGGTATCCGGCGAACTGGAGCGCTCCGGCGTACCGTGCAATCTGATCATCAGCGATGCGGGCGGACTTTCCGTACTGACTGCATGGGCTGCTGGAAAGCTGTCTGCCGGAACGATTGAAAAGTTCTGGAAAGAGCAGGATATCGAAGGAAAAATCAAGAGCCGCAAGCTCATCATTCCGGGTAAGGTTGCTGTCCTCAAGGGCGAGATCGAGGCGAAGCTTCCGGGCTGGGAGGTTATCATTGCCCCGGCAGAAGCTGCACAGTTAGTAAAATTCTTAAAAGATATGAACCTTTAA
- the acsE gene encoding carbon monoxide dehydrogenase/acetyl-CoA synthase methytransferase subunit yields MAKFITIGERLSTTAPAVNKAFTERDPEPILKRAKQQLDAGATYLDVNIGPAESDGEDLMKWAVQLLQSEFDNVPLALDTSNKKAIEAGISVYNRSKGKPIVNSADAAGRIENIDLAAANDAIVIALCNGEGIAKDNDERMGYCQMLLERGLEHGMEAEDLWFDPLFLVVKGMQDKQMQILECIKMFSDMGLNSTGGLSNNSNGMPKHIRPIMDSAMVAMAMMQGLTSAIVNPNDLRLMETIKSCDVLKNNTLYADSYLEI; encoded by the coding sequence ATGGCAAAATTTATTACGATTGGTGAAAGACTCTCCACCACTGCTCCGGCAGTAAACAAGGCTTTCACGGAGAGAGACCCGGAACCGATTCTGAAAAGAGCGAAACAGCAGCTCGACGCTGGCGCTACTTATCTGGATGTGAACATCGGACCGGCTGAGAGCGACGGCGAGGATCTGATGAAGTGGGCAGTACAGCTCCTTCAGAGCGAATTCGACAACGTTCCGCTGGCACTGGATACCTCCAACAAAAAGGCTATCGAGGCTGGTATTTCCGTTTACAACCGTTCCAAGGGAAAACCGATTGTAAACTCTGCGGATGCTGCAGGCAGAATTGAAAACATCGACCTTGCTGCTGCAAACGACGCGATCGTTATCGCGCTCTGCAACGGCGAAGGTATTGCAAAGGACAACGACGAGCGTATGGGCTACTGCCAGATGCTGCTTGAGAGAGGTCTGGAGCATGGTATGGAAGCGGAGGACCTCTGGTTCGACCCGCTGTTCCTGGTTGTAAAGGGTATGCAGGACAAGCAGATGCAGATTCTTGAGTGTATCAAAATGTTCTCTGATATGGGACTGAATTCCACAGGCGGTCTGTCCAATAACTCCAACGGTATGCCGAAGCATATCCGTCCGATCATGGATTCCGCTATGGTTGCTATGGCTATGATGCAGGGTCTTACCTCCGCGATCGTAAACCCGAACGACCTGCGTCTGATGGAGACTATCAAGTCCTGTGATGTATTGAAGAACAACACTCTGTACGCAGATTCCTATCTGGAGATTTAA
- the acsD gene encoding acetyl-CoA decarbonylase/synthase complex subunit delta, which translates to MPFTAKSGKFNASIKTVTVGTGDKAITLGGENVLPFYTFDAPIENAPKVGIEITDFGMENELECVKKYYEGCTTLADIAKRAASFEGVDFLCFRMEGGDPNGANKSTEELMAALKEVAEAVDCPLVVAGSKNAERDAELLSKAAEAVQGKNAIILAAREENYKTVGAAAGLAYNQIVGAESSVDINLAKQLNVLLTQLGVNASSIAMNVGTAAAGYGYEYVASTMQRVKAAALSQNDTQLQMPIITPVASEVWGVKEAVTTEADMPEWGDQERRGVDMEVQTAAADLACGSNAVILKHPTSIATISKMIKELV; encoded by the coding sequence ATGCCGTTTACAGCAAAATCAGGAAAGTTCAATGCCAGCATTAAGACAGTAACCGTTGGCACCGGCGACAAAGCGATTACTCTTGGCGGAGAAAACGTTCTGCCGTTCTACACTTTCGACGCACCGATTGAAAACGCACCGAAGGTAGGTATCGAGATCACAGATTTCGGTATGGAAAATGAACTGGAATGTGTAAAAAAATACTATGAAGGATGCACCACACTGGCAGATATCGCAAAAAGAGCTGCTTCTTTTGAGGGTGTAGACTTCTTATGCTTCCGTATGGAGGGCGGCGATCCCAACGGAGCAAACAAATCAACAGAGGAACTGATGGCTGCACTGAAAGAGGTTGCAGAGGCAGTGGACTGTCCGCTGGTTGTTGCGGGCTCCAAGAACGCAGAAAGAGATGCGGAGCTTCTCTCCAAGGCTGCGGAAGCAGTACAGGGAAAGAATGCCATTATCCTTGCGGCAAGAGAAGAAAACTACAAAACAGTCGGCGCTGCTGCCGGTCTTGCATACAATCAGATTGTCGGCGCGGAATCTTCTGTTGATATCAACCTTGCAAAACAGTTGAATGTATTACTGACACAGTTAGGTGTCAATGCCTCCAGCATTGCAATGAACGTAGGTACCGCGGCTGCAGGCTACGGTTATGAGTACGTTGCATCGACCATGCAGCGTGTAAAAGCAGCGGCTTTGTCCCAGAACGATACACAGCTCCAGATGCCGATCATCACACCGGTAGCATCTGAGGTATGGGGCGTAAAGGAAGCTGTTACAACCGAAGCTGATATGCCGGAATGGGGAGACCAGGAAAGACGTGGCGTAGATATGGAAGTACAGACTGCAGCAGCCGACTTAGCCTGCGGCTCCAATGCTGTAATTCTGAAACATCCGACATCAATCGCAACTATTTCCAAGATGATTAAAGAATTAGTTTAG
- a CDS encoding formate--tetrahydrofolate ligase yields MGFKSDIEIAQETVMQPITEIAAKAGIDEKYLEQYGKYKAKIDYNLLKETDAENGKLILVTAINPTPAGEGKTTTSVGLADGLSRIGKKVMVALREPSLGPVFGVKGGAAGGGYAQVVPMEDINLHFTGDFHAIGAANNLLAAMIDNHIFQGNALNIDPRKITWRRCVDMNDRQLRNVVDGLGGKTNGMPREDGYDITVASEIMAVLCLASDITDLKKRLARIIVGYTYGKASEQKPVTAGDLHAEGAMTALLKDALKPNLVQTLEHTPAIVHGGPFANIAHGCNSVTATKLALKLADYTVTEAGFGADLGAEKFLDIKCRMAGLKPNAVVIVATVRALKYNGGVAKADLNNENLEALEKGLPNLLKHVSNITNVYKLPCVVAINAFPTDTKAELDLVEAKCKELGVNVVLSEVWAKGGEGGIALAEEVVRLCEQPNDFTFAYELDGTIEDKLNAIVQKIYGGSKVVLTANAQKQAKELTALGYEHCPICMAKTQYSLTDDQTKLGAPTGFEVTVRNLKISAGAGFIVALTGEIMTMPGLPKVPAAERIDVDENGKISGLF; encoded by the coding sequence ATGGGATTCAAATCAGACATTGAAATTGCACAGGAGACAGTGATGCAGCCGATCACCGAGATCGCGGCAAAAGCGGGCATCGACGAGAAATATCTGGAGCAGTACGGAAAATATAAAGCAAAAATCGATTACAATCTGCTGAAGGAGACAGATGCCGAGAACGGCAAGCTGATCCTGGTGACGGCAATCAACCCGACGCCGGCAGGAGAGGGAAAGACCACCACCTCCGTGGGTCTGGCAGACGGTCTTTCCAGAATCGGCAAGAAGGTCATGGTTGCGCTGCGTGAACCGTCCCTCGGACCGGTATTCGGCGTAAAGGGCGGCGCTGCAGGCGGCGGATACGCACAGGTAGTCCCGATGGAGGACATCAACCTTCACTTCACAGGCGACTTCCACGCGATCGGCGCGGCAAACAACCTGCTGGCAGCAATGATCGACAACCACATCTTCCAGGGCAACGCGCTGAACATCGACCCGCGCAAGATCACCTGGAGACGCTGCGTGGACATGAACGACAGACAGCTTAGAAACGTGGTAGACGGTCTTGGCGGAAAGACAAACGGTATGCCGAGAGAGGACGGCTACGATATCACGGTAGCATCCGAGATCATGGCAGTGCTCTGTCTGGCAAGCGATATCACCGACCTCAAGAAGAGACTTGCGAGGATCATCGTAGGCTATACATATGGAAAAGCTTCCGAGCAGAAGCCGGTAACGGCGGGCGACCTGCACGCAGAGGGTGCAATGACCGCACTTCTGAAGGATGCCCTGAAGCCGAACCTGGTACAGACACTGGAGCACACCCCGGCGATCGTGCACGGCGGCCCGTTCGCAAACATCGCACACGGATGCAACTCCGTAACCGCAACCAAGCTGGCATTAAAGCTGGCTGACTATACGGTAACAGAGGCTGGCTTCGGCGCAGACCTCGGTGCCGAGAAATTCCTGGATATCAAGTGCCGTATGGCGGGACTGAAGCCGAACGCGGTTGTCATCGTGGCAACAGTGCGTGCGCTGAAATACAACGGCGGCGTGGCAAAGGCGGATCTCAACAATGAGAACCTGGAGGCTCTGGAGAAAGGTCTTCCGAACCTGCTGAAGCATGTTAGCAACATCACAAATGTTTACAAGCTTCCGTGCGTGGTTGCAATCAACGCATTCCCGACCGACACGAAGGCGGAGCTTGACCTTGTTGAGGCAAAATGCAAAGAGCTTGGCGTAAATGTTGTGCTTTCCGAAGTATGGGCAAAAGGCGGCGAGGGCGGTATCGCACTTGCGGAAGAGGTTGTGAGACTGTGCGAGCAGCCGAATGACTTCACCTTCGCGTATGAGCTGGATGGCACCATCGAGGATAAGCTGAACGCGATCGTACAGAAGATCTACGGCGGAAGCAAGGTAGTTCTGACAGCAAACGCACAGAAGCAGGCGAAGGAGCTGACCGCGCTCGGTTACGAGCACTGCCCGATCTGTATGGCAAAGACACAGTACAGCTTAACCGACGACCAGACGAAGCTCGGCGCACCGACCGGCTTTGAGGTAACGGTACGCAACCTGAAGATCTCCGCAGGCGCAGGCTTCATCGTAGCGCTGACCGGCGAGATCATGACCATGCCGGGACTGCCGAAGGTACCGGCTGCAGAGCGCATCGACGTGGACGAGAACGGAAAGATTTCCGGATTATTCTAA
- the acsB gene encoding acetyl-CoA decarbonylase/synthase complex subunit alpha/beta, translating into MTLFDVVFSGNDTVYGLTENAVDAAIAQHGADKAVAFPDTAYSLPCYFGVTGTKISNLGDMKAALGTIKSLMTREKRLNDVFMSGIATALCAEFIEALKYIDGAAPYEAPCYGHLGDAIIRELGVPLVTGDIPGVAVILGSAPTAQEGVDLVKSYQAQGILVTLVGGIIDQCEELGYKTGANVRVIPLGKDVTSVVHVVSVAVRAALIFGNIQGGDASGLMEYTMKRVPAFVNAFAPLDPVIVACGAGAIALGFPVVTNDVATAEAVNIKVPKSLIVQPDVSKFNATSLEARDIKIKITHIDIPVAFASAFEGEIIRRGDMQVEFDGSRVDCFELVQTKDASEVEDHKIEVIGPDIDEMPEGSKQSIAYVVEVAGKTMQADFESVFERKFHSYLNCVEGMMHTGQRDMIRIRISKDTYNAGFRLKHIGEVLYAKVKSEFAAVVDKCQVKICTDAAECTKLRHELATPVYDKRDERLTTLTDEGVDVYYSCIMCQAFSPSHVCVVTPERLGLCGAVSWLDAKATNELDPQGPCQVITKERPIDERIGEYEDVNEAVRKFSQGALEDVSLYSIIEKPMTSCGCFECICGIEPLSNGVCIANREYAGMTPIGMTFSELASMTGGGVQTPGFMGHGKHFIASKKFMKAEGGIERIVWMPKELKEQVKDRLNATAKELYGIDNFTDMIGDETVAEDPETLLAFLEEKGHPALTMEPMM; encoded by the coding sequence GTGACTTTATTTGATGTTGTATTTAGTGGAAACGATACTGTGTATGGACTGACAGAAAACGCTGTCGACGCAGCTATCGCACAGCACGGTGCGGATAAGGCAGTTGCTTTTCCGGACACCGCATACAGCCTGCCGTGTTACTTCGGGGTAACCGGAACAAAGATTTCCAACCTCGGCGACATGAAGGCTGCTCTCGGAACAATTAAATCTCTTATGACCAGAGAAAAACGTCTGAACGATGTATTTATGTCCGGTATTGCTACGGCGCTCTGCGCAGAGTTTATTGAAGCGCTGAAATACATCGACGGTGCAGCTCCCTACGAGGCTCCGTGCTACGGACATCTGGGTGATGCGATTATCCGTGAGCTCGGTGTTCCGCTTGTAACCGGCGATATTCCGGGCGTTGCAGTTATCCTTGGCTCCGCTCCGACCGCACAGGAAGGTGTGGACCTGGTAAAATCCTACCAGGCACAGGGTATTCTGGTTACGCTGGTTGGCGGTATTATCGACCAGTGTGAAGAGCTTGGCTACAAGACCGGCGCAAACGTGCGTGTAATCCCGCTTGGCAAGGATGTGACCAGCGTTGTTCATGTAGTATCCGTTGCAGTGCGTGCAGCACTGATCTTCGGCAACATCCAGGGCGGCGATGCTTCTGGTCTGATGGAATACACCATGAAGCGTGTACCGGCATTTGTAAACGCGTTCGCTCCGCTTGACCCGGTTATTGTTGCATGCGGCGCAGGCGCTATCGCACTCGGCTTCCCGGTAGTTACCAACGATGTGGCAACCGCAGAGGCAGTTAATATCAAGGTTCCGAAGAGCCTTATCGTGCAGCCGGATGTCAGCAAGTTCAATGCGACCTCCCTGGAAGCACGCGACATTAAGATTAAAATTACACATATCGATATCCCGGTTGCTTTTGCTTCCGCATTCGAGGGCGAAATTATCCGCCGCGGCGATATGCAGGTAGAATTCGATGGCTCCCGTGTGGACTGCTTCGAGCTGGTACAGACGAAGGATGCTTCCGAAGTGGAAGACCACAAGATCGAGGTCATTGGACCGGATATTGATGAAATGCCGGAAGGCAGCAAGCAGAGCATTGCGTATGTGGTAGAGGTAGCCGGCAAGACGATGCAGGCTGATTTCGAGTCCGTATTTGAGCGTAAATTCCATTCCTACCTTAACTGCGTGGAAGGTATGATGCATACCGGACAGCGTGATATGATCCGTATCCGTATCAGCAAGGATACCTATAATGCAGGCTTCCGTCTGAAACATATCGGCGAAGTGCTTTACGCTAAGGTAAAGAGCGAATTTGCTGCAGTTGTGGACAAGTGCCAGGTGAAGATCTGCACCGATGCGGCAGAGTGTACAAAACTTCGTCATGAGCTGGCTACTCCGGTATATGACAAGCGCGACGAGCGTCTGACCACACTGACAGACGAGGGCGTTGACGTATACTACAGCTGTATCATGTGCCAGGCATTCTCACCGAGCCACGTATGTGTGGTAACACCGGAGAGACTTGGACTTTGCGGCGCCGTTTCATGGCTGGATGCGAAAGCAACCAACGAGCTTGATCCGCAGGGACCGTGCCAGGTAATCACGAAAGAAAGACCGATCGATGAAAGAATCGGTGAATATGAGGATGTAAACGAAGCAGTACGCAAGTTCTCCCAGGGTGCTCTGGAAGACGTATCCCTGTACTCCATCATCGAAAAGCCGATGACGAGCTGCGGATGCTTCGAGTGTATCTGCGGTATCGAGCCGCTGTCCAACGGTGTCTGCATCGCAAACCGTGAGTACGCAGGCATGACCCCGATCGGTATGACCTTCTCAGAGCTGGCTTCCATGACCGGCGGCGGTGTACAGACACCGGGCTTCATGGGACATGGTAAGCACTTCATCGCTTCCAAGAAGTTCATGAAGGCAGAGGGCGGTATCGAGCGTATCGTATGGATGCCGAAGGAACTGAAGGAGCAGGTAAAAGACAGACTCAACGCAACCGCAAAAGAGCTTTACGGAATCGACAACTTCACCGATATGATCGGCGACGAGACCGTGGCAGAAGATCCGGAGACACTGCTGGCATTCCTGGAAGAAAAAGGACACCCGGCACTTACAATGGAACCAATGATGTAA
- a CDS encoding AAA family ATPase — MKIAVTGKGGVGKTTFAATLARLYAEEGRPVLAADVDPDANLGLALGFSEEELEKIVPITKMRKLIEERTGANEDNTFYRINPKVSDIPDTYGKVCNGVKLLVLGTVDTAGSGCVCPEHVMLKRIINNLVLHREDVVILDMEAGLEHLGRGTTSGMDQFVVVIEPGARSIQTYANVKRLATELGVKQVRVVANKVRDEKDEEFIRARIPAEDLLGFVHYSTEVIDADRSGASPYDFSKSAVEEIRKIKEIIDRTAEQP, encoded by the coding sequence ATGAAAATTGCAGTGACCGGTAAAGGCGGCGTTGGTAAAACAACGTTTGCCGCTACCCTTGCAAGATTATATGCAGAAGAAGGGAGACCTGTCCTGGCGGCGGATGTGGATCCGGACGCGAATCTGGGGCTTGCGCTTGGCTTCTCGGAGGAGGAGCTGGAGAAAATCGTTCCGATTACCAAAATGCGCAAGCTCATCGAGGAGCGTACTGGGGCAAACGAGGACAATACCTTTTACCGCATCAACCCGAAGGTGAGTGATATCCCGGATACCTATGGAAAGGTGTGCAACGGCGTGAAGCTGCTCGTGCTGGGCACCGTGGATACAGCCGGAAGCGGCTGTGTGTGCCCGGAGCATGTCATGCTGAAGCGCATCATCAATAATCTCGTGCTCCACAGGGAGGACGTTGTGATTCTGGATATGGAGGCGGGTCTTGAGCATCTCGGACGCGGCACGACATCCGGCATGGACCAGTTTGTCGTTGTCATCGAACCGGGCGCCAGGAGCATCCAGACCTATGCCAATGTCAAACGTCTCGCGACGGAGCTTGGGGTTAAGCAGGTACGGGTGGTCGCAAACAAGGTGCGTGATGAGAAGGATGAGGAATTTATCCGCGCAAGGATTCCGGCGGAGGATCTGCTGGGCTTTGTCCATTACAGCACGGAAGTGATCGATGCGGACCGCAGCGGCGCTTCTCCCTATGATTTCAGCAAATCTGCAGTGGAAGAAATCCGGAAGATTAAAGAAATAATCGACCGGACGGCAGAACAGCCGTAA
- the acsV gene encoding corrinoid activation/regeneration protein AcsV: protein MFKVTFKFENSEDVSVFAAFGENLLEVARKTNVAIDAPCSGNASCGKCRVKLVGGTLDSKKTRHISDEEYAQGWRLACVSKICDNVEVLVPDIASAYRSRMKVADLSSPDEIKIFDDLKGQVCEAGIALKNDMEVVSIKMDVPSLDDTMPDNERLTRAITEATGMQIVRIPYAVMKKLAVVLRESNFDVQVVWRKNANDVFVYDVLPKDKPAVVAGLAVDIGTTTVSAIIINMLDGSILAKGSSGNGQIRYGADVINRIIESVKPGGSERLQKAVIEETINPLIDTMCRQAKISHNSIYRMSVASNTTMNHLLFGLNGDSIRTEPYIPTFFKTNSMYTADIGIKTNPCAHIIVAPNIGSYVGGDITAGAFVSMLWNKPEFSLFIDLGTNGEIVFGNSDFMFSCACSAGPAFEGGDISCGMRATDGAIEACTIDKETMEPTFTVVGGEGTKPIGLCGSGIIDVIAELFRCGIISPKGKFIREGARVRHDQYGIGSYVLAFEKDAGSVKDVEINEVDIDNFIRAKGAIFSAIRTMLSYCDFDVSMIEHVYVAGGIGSGINMKNAVRIGMFPDVPLELYEYIGNSSLVGAYAMLYSSEAERKVYEVAKNMTYLELSAITSYMDEFVGACFLPHTDASLFPSITE from the coding sequence ATGTTTAAGGTAACTTTTAAGTTTGAAAACAGCGAAGATGTCAGCGTCTTCGCTGCTTTCGGTGAAAACCTTCTTGAGGTAGCGAGAAAAACAAATGTAGCTATCGACGCGCCCTGTTCGGGGAATGCTTCCTGTGGAAAATGCCGCGTAAAGCTGGTCGGCGGGACACTGGACTCGAAAAAGACGCGCCATATCAGTGATGAGGAGTATGCGCAGGGGTGGCGCCTGGCCTGTGTCAGCAAAATCTGCGATAACGTAGAGGTGCTGGTGCCGGATATTGCGTCCGCTTACCGCAGCCGCATGAAAGTAGCGGATTTGAGCTCACCGGACGAAATTAAAATTTTCGACGACTTAAAAGGACAGGTATGTGAAGCAGGTATTGCATTAAAAAATGATATGGAGGTTGTATCCATTAAAATGGATGTGCCTTCTCTGGACGACACGATGCCGGATAACGAGCGTCTCACCCGCGCGATTACAGAAGCGACCGGTATGCAGATCGTCCGTATTCCTTACGCAGTTATGAAAAAGCTTGCAGTTGTGCTGCGTGAGAGTAATTTTGACGTGCAGGTTGTATGGCGCAAAAACGCCAATGATGTGTTTGTTTACGATGTCCTGCCGAAGGATAAGCCGGCGGTGGTTGCCGGACTGGCGGTGGATATCGGAACGACGACGGTTTCCGCGATTATTATCAATATGCTGGACGGCAGCATTCTCGCAAAGGGTTCCTCCGGAAACGGACAGATCCGCTACGGCGCGGATGTCATCAACCGTATCATTGAATCGGTGAAGCCGGGCGGCAGCGAGCGCCTGCAGAAGGCTGTGATCGAAGAGACCATCAATCCGCTGATCGATACGATGTGCAGACAGGCGAAAATCAGTCACAACAGCATTTACCGCATGAGCGTGGCGTCCAACACCACCATGAATCACCTGCTGTTCGGGCTGAACGGCGACAGTATCCGCACAGAGCCGTATATTCCGACGTTCTTCAAGACGAATTCCATGTATACGGCGGATATCGGCATCAAAACAAATCCGTGTGCGCACATTATTGTGGCGCCGAACATTGGAAGCTATGTGGGCGGCGATATCACGGCGGGCGCGTTTGTCAGTATGCTCTGGAACAAACCGGAATTTTCGCTGTTTATCGACCTTGGAACGAACGGGGAAATTGTGTTCGGCAACTCGGACTTTATGTTCAGCTGCGCCTGCTCGGCAGGACCGGCGTTTGAGGGCGGCGATATCAGCTGCGGTATGCGTGCGACAGACGGTGCGATTGAAGCCTGTACGATTGATAAAGAAACAATGGAGCCGACTTTTACCGTTGTGGGAGGGGAGGGCACAAAGCCGATCGGACTTTGCGGTTCGGGTATCATTGATGTGATCGCGGAGCTTTTCCGCTGCGGCATCATCAGCCCGAAGGGCAAATTTATCCGGGAGGGCGCGCGTGTCCGTCACGACCAGTACGGCATCGGGTCCTATGTGCTGGCATTTGAAAAGGATGCCGGTTCTGTAAAAGACGTGGAAATCAACGAGGTGGATATTGACAACTTTATCCGTGCGAAGGGCGCGATTTTCTCCGCAATCCGCACAATGCTGTCATATTGCGACTTTGATGTATCCATGATTGAGCATGTGTATGTGGCGGGCGGTATCGGCAGCGGCATCAATATGAAAAACGCTGTCCGCATCGGGATGTTCCCGGATGTTCCGCTGGAATTATACGAATATATCGGAAACTCTTCACTGGTGGGCGCTTATGCAATGCTGTATTCCAGTGAAGCGGAGCGCAAGGTTTACGAGGTGGCAAAGAATATGACTTACCTGGAGCTGAGCGCCATCACATCCTATATGGATGAATTTGTGGGAGCGTGCTTCCTTCCTCACACGGATGCATCGCTTTTCCCAAGCATTACAGAATAA
- a CDS encoding DUF3786 domain-containing protein, whose translation MIPEYAKNSKEDIPFGQYMEQYQQMDPMECASRTGLPFDEETQCFRMRMLQKEYLISWPELIVTRADAQDETYAVLAEETPAKILALRFLLHGVSSQSTGNFLTYREVPSGEVYFRQFSGRCLSRLAYGFGFKPEKLAAAFEQLGAKKLSHGDVSYELEIINNYFVRFILWTGDEEFPPSTQMLFSDNFPLSFTPEDMAVVGDISINTLKKM comes from the coding sequence ATGATACCAGAATACGCAAAAAACAGCAAAGAAGATATCCCTTTTGGGCAGTATATGGAGCAGTATCAGCAGATGGACCCGATGGAGTGCGCATCGCGCACGGGTCTTCCTTTTGATGAGGAAACACAGTGCTTCCGGATGCGGATGCTGCAGAAAGAATATCTGATTTCCTGGCCGGAGCTTATCGTGACGCGGGCGGATGCGCAGGATGAGACCTACGCCGTGCTCGCGGAGGAGACTCCCGCAAAGATTCTGGCGCTGCGCTTTTTGCTGCACGGGGTATCGTCGCAGTCCACCGGGAATTTTCTGACTTACCGGGAGGTTCCAAGCGGCGAGGTTTATTTCCGTCAGTTTTCCGGCAGATGCCTTTCACGGCTTGCGTACGGCTTTGGCTTTAAGCCGGAAAAGCTGGCGGCGGCTTTTGAGCAGTTGGGGGCGAAAAAGCTTTCTCACGGGGATGTTTCTTACGAGCTGGAGATTATCAACAATTATTTTGTACGGTTTATACTCTGGACCGGGGATGAGGAATTTCCTCCGAGTACGCAGATGCTTTTTTCCGACAATTTTCCGCTGTCCTTCACACCTGAGGACATGGCGGTCGTCGGGGACATCAGCATTAATACGCTGAAAAAAATGTAA